A single genomic interval of Saccharothrix saharensis harbors:
- a CDS encoding valine--tRNA ligase gives MTETPTAPQRSELPPAWNPAEVEAGLYERWVERGYFTADATSDKPPFSIVLPPPNVNGSLHMGHALNHSIMDALTRRRRMQGYEVLWLPGTDHAGIATQTAVERALAGEGKSRHDVGREKFVERVWQWRDEVGGKILGQMRRLGDGVDWTRVRFTMDEGLSRAVQTIFKKLYDDGLIYRAERIINWCPRCQTALSDIEVDHSEDDGELISIRYGSGENSIVVATTRAETMLGDTAVAVHPEDERYRHLIGTEVEVPLTGRHVPIVADEHVDPKFGTGAVKVTPAHDPNDFEIGQRHDLPALTVMDGRGVITAHGPFQDMDRFEARPAVVAALREQGRIVAEKRPYQHSVGHCSRCDTVIEPRLSMQWWVKVAPLAEAASAAVRDGRTTIHPPELAKRYFDWVDNLNDWCISRQLWWGHRIPVWYGPNDKVMCVGPDDEPPGEGWVQDEDVLDTWFSSGLWPFSTLGWPAQTADLAKFYPTSVLSTGYDILFFWVVRMMMFGLYAMDGEQPFDHVFLHGLIRDQFGKKMSKSRGNGIDPIDWMDAYGTDATRFTLLRSANPGSDMALADEWAAGSRNFTTKLWNASRFALNNGATVERPLPPREELTDADRWILDLLDGLVTEVDGHFEAFGFAKLSEALYHFTWDEFCDWYLELAKVQLAEGGARADATRSVLGHVLDVVLRLLHPLTPFITETLWTTLTGGESLVVADWPKPTGAARDEVAAERVEGLKKLVTEIRRFRSDQGLKPAQKVAGKVRGACCVDLLDQVPAVRSLTRMTEPGDDFAASVSLDVGLPKGTVKVELDLSGAVDVVAERKRLAKDLAVAEKERAQCEGKLGNAAFLDKAPADVVAKIQARLVAATAEIDRIHARLETLPQDNA, from the coding sequence GTGACTGAGACCCCCACCGCACCGCAGCGCTCCGAACTCCCGCCGGCGTGGAACCCGGCCGAGGTAGAGGCCGGGCTGTACGAGCGGTGGGTCGAGCGCGGTTACTTCACGGCCGACGCGACCAGCGACAAGCCGCCGTTCTCCATCGTGCTCCCGCCGCCGAACGTCAACGGCAGCCTGCACATGGGCCACGCGCTGAACCACAGCATCATGGACGCGCTCACCCGCCGCCGCCGCATGCAGGGCTACGAGGTGCTCTGGCTGCCCGGCACCGACCACGCGGGCATCGCCACCCAGACCGCCGTCGAGCGCGCCCTCGCCGGCGAGGGCAAGTCCCGCCACGACGTGGGCCGCGAGAAGTTCGTCGAGCGCGTCTGGCAGTGGCGCGACGAGGTCGGCGGCAAGATCCTCGGCCAGATGCGCCGCCTCGGCGACGGCGTCGACTGGACCCGCGTCCGCTTCACCATGGACGAGGGCCTGTCCCGCGCGGTCCAGACGATCTTCAAGAAGCTCTACGACGACGGCCTGATCTACCGCGCCGAGCGCATCATCAACTGGTGCCCGCGCTGCCAGACCGCGCTGTCGGACATCGAGGTCGACCACTCCGAGGACGACGGCGAGCTGATCTCGATCCGCTACGGCTCGGGCGAGAACTCGATCGTGGTCGCCACCACGCGCGCCGAGACCATGCTGGGCGACACGGCGGTGGCCGTGCACCCGGAGGACGAGCGGTACCGGCACCTGATCGGCACCGAGGTCGAGGTGCCGCTGACCGGGCGGCACGTGCCGATCGTCGCCGACGAGCACGTCGACCCCAAGTTCGGCACGGGCGCGGTCAAGGTCACCCCGGCGCACGACCCGAACGACTTCGAGATCGGGCAGCGCCACGACCTGCCCGCGCTCACCGTCATGGACGGCCGCGGCGTGATCACCGCGCACGGCCCGTTCCAGGACATGGACCGCTTCGAAGCACGGCCGGCCGTCGTCGCGGCCCTGCGCGAACAGGGCCGGATCGTGGCCGAGAAGCGCCCGTACCAGCACTCCGTCGGCCACTGCTCGCGCTGCGACACCGTGATCGAGCCGCGCCTGTCCATGCAGTGGTGGGTGAAGGTCGCCCCGCTCGCCGAGGCCGCCTCCGCCGCCGTGCGCGACGGCCGCACCACCATCCACCCGCCGGAGCTGGCCAAGCGCTACTTCGACTGGGTCGACAACCTCAACGACTGGTGCATCTCGCGGCAGCTGTGGTGGGGCCACCGCATCCCCGTCTGGTACGGCCCGAACGACAAGGTCATGTGCGTCGGACCGGACGACGAGCCGCCCGGCGAGGGCTGGGTGCAGGACGAGGACGTGCTCGACACGTGGTTCTCGTCCGGCCTGTGGCCGTTCTCCACGCTCGGCTGGCCCGCGCAGACCGCCGACCTGGCCAAGTTCTACCCGACCAGCGTGCTGTCCACCGGCTACGACATCCTGTTCTTCTGGGTCGTCCGGATGATGATGTTCGGCCTGTACGCGATGGACGGCGAGCAGCCGTTCGACCACGTGTTCCTGCACGGCCTGATCCGCGACCAGTTCGGCAAGAAGATGTCGAAGTCGCGCGGCAACGGCATCGACCCGATCGACTGGATGGACGCCTACGGCACCGACGCCACCCGGTTCACGCTGCTGCGCAGCGCCAACCCCGGCTCGGACATGGCGCTGGCCGACGAGTGGGCCGCCGGCTCCCGCAACTTCACCACGAAGTTGTGGAACGCCTCCCGGTTCGCGCTGAACAACGGCGCCACCGTCGAGCGGCCGCTGCCGCCGCGCGAGGAGCTGACCGACGCCGACCGCTGGATCCTCGACCTGCTCGACGGGCTCGTGACCGAGGTCGACGGCCACTTCGAGGCGTTCGGGTTCGCCAAGCTCAGCGAAGCGCTCTACCACTTCACGTGGGACGAGTTCTGCGACTGGTACCTGGAGCTGGCCAAGGTCCAGCTCGCCGAGGGCGGCGCGCGGGCCGACGCCACCCGGTCGGTGCTCGGGCACGTGCTCGACGTGGTGCTGCGGCTGCTGCACCCGTTGACGCCGTTCATCACCGAGACCCTGTGGACCACGCTGACCGGCGGCGAGTCGCTCGTGGTGGCGGACTGGCCGAAGCCGACCGGTGCCGCGCGCGACGAGGTCGCCGCCGAGCGCGTCGAGGGCCTGAAGAAGCTCGTCACCGAGATCCGCCGGTTCCGCTCCGACCAGGGCCTCAAGCCCGCGCAGAAGGTCGCGGGCAAGGTGCGCGGCGCGTGCTGCGTCGACCTGCTCGACCAGGTGCCCGCGGTGCGGTCGCTGACCCGGATGACCGAGCCGGGCGACGACTTCGCGGCCAGCGTCTCGCTCGACGTCGGCCTGCCCAAGGGCACGGTCAAGGTCGAGCTGGACCTGTCCGGCGCGGTGGACGTGGTCGCCGAGCGCAAGCGGCTGGCCAAGGACCTGGCCGTGGCCGAGAAGGAACGCGCCCAGTGCGAGGGCAAGCTGGGCAACGCGGCGTTCCTGGACAAGGCGCCGGCGGACGTGGTGGCCAAGATCCAGGCCAGGTTGGTGGCGGCCACCGCCGAGATCGACCGCATCCACGCCCGCCTGGAGACACTGCCGCAGGACAACGCGTGA